One region of Streptomyces leeuwenhoekii genomic DNA includes:
- a CDS encoding PLP-dependent aminotransferase family protein, translating into MNEGEAAPHEGPAADPGGDSDFLQLDLRDAPAGGKADWLARRLRQAVADGRLAVGSRLPPTRVLAAELRVSRGVVTEAYRRLAEEGHVQGRRRGGTVVVAAPAPALPARPPAAPSPARPAAPGALFAGAPDATVFDALRTAPARVDFTPGRPDLAAFPRAAWLRAERAVLAELSADNLGYGDPRGDARLRRAVAGWLARGRGIRVEPGEVLIVAGTAQALTLLHPVLRAEGVDRVAVEDPGSLGTRQHLANGGLATPPVPVDDAGVRVDALRATGARAVLLTPAHQFPTGVVTSGERRRALLGWAREGGLILEDDYDAEHRYDRPPVPALRALLADRVCYLGSVSKLLAPALRIGWMVPPPRHRDALTEAKRFTDLGNAVLPQLVLARLMESGVLERHLRLLRGRHRRRRDAMIAALAAHLPAAVVHGAAAGLHLTVTYTPEVPDTELAAAALARGVKCQPLSWHRQTAGRPGLVLGYAATPPGVIAEGVAALGETLRDLA; encoded by the coding sequence ATGAACGAGGGGGAAGCGGCACCACACGAGGGACCGGCGGCGGATCCGGGCGGGGACTCCGACTTCCTCCAGCTCGACCTCCGCGACGCGCCCGCCGGGGGCAAGGCCGACTGGCTGGCCCGGCGGCTGCGGCAGGCGGTGGCCGACGGCCGGCTCGCGGTGGGCAGCAGGCTGCCGCCCACCCGGGTGCTCGCCGCCGAACTGCGCGTCTCGCGCGGGGTGGTGACCGAGGCGTACCGGCGGCTCGCCGAGGAGGGACATGTGCAGGGGCGCCGCCGCGGCGGCACGGTGGTCGTCGCGGCACCCGCCCCTGCCTTGCCCGCCCGGCCGCCCGCCGCCCCGTCCCCGGCCCGCCCCGCCGCGCCCGGCGCGCTGTTCGCGGGCGCACCGGACGCCACCGTCTTCGACGCGCTGCGCACCGCCCCCGCCCGCGTGGACTTCACCCCGGGCCGCCCCGACCTCGCAGCCTTCCCCCGCGCGGCCTGGCTGCGGGCCGAACGGGCGGTGCTCGCCGAGCTGTCCGCCGACAACCTCGGGTACGGCGACCCCCGGGGCGATGCCCGGCTGCGCCGGGCCGTCGCCGGCTGGCTGGCCCGTGGCCGGGGCATCCGGGTGGAACCGGGCGAGGTGCTGATCGTCGCCGGCACCGCGCAGGCCCTCACCCTGCTGCACCCCGTGCTGCGGGCCGAAGGCGTCGACCGGGTCGCGGTGGAGGACCCCGGTTCGCTGGGGACCCGTCAGCACCTGGCCAACGGGGGCCTGGCCACCCCGCCCGTGCCGGTCGACGACGCCGGTGTGCGCGTGGACGCGTTGCGGGCCACCGGCGCCCGCGCGGTGCTGCTCACCCCCGCCCACCAGTTCCCCACCGGCGTCGTGACCAGCGGTGAGCGCCGCCGCGCACTGCTGGGCTGGGCCCGGGAGGGCGGACTGATCCTGGAGGACGACTACGACGCGGAGCACCGCTACGACCGGCCGCCGGTGCCCGCCCTGCGGGCGCTGCTGGCCGACCGGGTCTGCTACCTGGGCAGCGTGTCCAAACTGCTCGCGCCCGCGCTGCGGATCGGCTGGATGGTGCCGCCGCCCCGCCACCGGGACGCGCTGACCGAGGCCAAACGCTTCACCGACCTGGGCAACGCCGTGCTGCCGCAGCTCGTCCTGGCCCGGCTGATGGAGTCCGGCGTTCTGGAGCGGCATCTGCGGCTGCTGCGCGGGCGCCACCGGCGGCGCCGCGACGCCATGATCGCCGCCCTCGCCGCGCATCTGCCGGCCGCGGTCGTGCACGGCGCCGCGGCCGGTCTGCACCTGACGGTCACCTACACCCCCGAGGTGCCCGACACGGAGCTGGCCGCCGCCGCGCTCGCCCGGGGGGTGAAGTGCCAGCCGCTGTCCTGGCACCGGCAGACGGCGGGCCGCCCCGGCCTGGTCCTCGGCTACGCGGCCACCCCGCCCGGGGTCATCGCCGAAGGGGTGGCCGCGCTCGGCGAGACCCTGCGCGACCTGGCCTGA
- a CDS encoding carbohydrate ABC transporter permease: protein MTTSAQTVLAPARAKTAVQGVTVRRRQGFQHGGWFVAPFLVLFALFVIWPLLRGLYLSFTDANISGEGASFVGLDNYREALNDPLMWDSLGHSAYFTLLVVPCITVMAFLLAMLAHHIERGKWLWRLCFFMPFLLPSTVAGNLWQWLFNPGTGMINHVFGVETPWLTDKSYAMLAVVITTLWWTVGFSFLLYLAALQGIPGHLYEAAKLDGANAWHRMVHITLPMLRNVTGLVIALQILASLQVFDQAVVMMDFGPGPEGSTRTFVQYTLEEGFTSYRVGYASAISIIFFVLIAAVALARMWLLRNREEDGR, encoded by the coding sequence ATGACGACCAGCGCTCAGACCGTCCTCGCCCCGGCACGCGCGAAGACCGCCGTACAGGGCGTCACCGTCCGCCGCCGGCAGGGCTTCCAGCACGGCGGCTGGTTCGTCGCCCCGTTCCTGGTGCTGTTCGCGCTCTTCGTGATCTGGCCGCTGCTGCGCGGCCTCTACCTCAGCTTCACCGACGCCAACATCTCCGGTGAGGGCGCGAGCTTCGTCGGGCTGGACAACTACCGCGAGGCGCTGAACGACCCGCTGATGTGGGACTCGCTCGGCCACAGCGCGTACTTCACGCTCCTGGTCGTGCCGTGCATCACCGTCATGGCCTTCCTGCTGGCGATGCTCGCCCACCACATCGAACGCGGCAAATGGCTGTGGCGGCTGTGCTTCTTCATGCCGTTCCTGCTGCCGTCCACCGTCGCGGGCAACCTGTGGCAGTGGCTGTTCAACCCCGGCACGGGCATGATCAACCACGTCTTCGGCGTCGAGACGCCCTGGCTGACCGACAAGTCGTACGCGATGCTCGCGGTCGTCATCACCACCCTGTGGTGGACGGTCGGCTTCAGCTTCCTGCTCTACCTCGCCGCCCTCCAGGGCATCCCGGGGCACCTGTACGAGGCCGCCAAGCTGGACGGCGCGAACGCCTGGCACCGCATGGTCCACATCACCCTGCCGATGCTGCGCAACGTCACCGGCCTCGTCATCGCCCTGCAGATCCTCGCCTCCCTCCAGGTCTTCGACCAGGCCGTGGTGATGATGGACTTCGGGCCGGGACCGGAGGGATCGACCCGCACCTTCGTGCAGTACACCCTCGAAGAGGGCTTCACCAGCTACCGCGTGGGCTACGCCTCCGCGATCTCCATCATCTTCTTCGTGCTCATCGCGGCCGTCGCCCTCGCGCGGATGTGGCTGCTGCGCAACCGTGAGGAGGACGGCCGATGA
- a CDS encoding LysE family translocator, with translation MDIAYLLATLVVVVTPGTGVVYTLAAALSHGRRAGVAAAFGCTLGAVPHLVATISGLAALLHTGTLAYEAVKYLGAGYLLYMAWATLRDKDSLVVRGEAEPRPAVRVIVSAVLVNLLNPKPTLFFVAFLPQFVPAGASGSVAAMLRLGAVFMALTLVVFTAYALCAAAVRDRLAARPGVATGLRRAFAVCFVALSVRLAVA, from the coding sequence TTGGACATCGCTTACCTGCTGGCCACCCTGGTCGTGGTGGTCACCCCCGGCACCGGCGTGGTCTACACGCTCGCCGCGGCCCTCTCGCACGGCCGCCGGGCGGGCGTGGCCGCCGCGTTCGGCTGCACCCTCGGCGCCGTACCGCACCTCGTGGCGACCATCAGCGGCCTGGCCGCCCTGCTGCACACCGGCACCCTCGCCTACGAGGCCGTGAAGTACCTCGGCGCCGGCTATCTGCTGTACATGGCGTGGGCGACCCTGCGGGACAAGGACTCCCTGGTGGTGCGGGGCGAGGCGGAGCCGCGGCCGGCGGTCCGTGTGATCGTCTCCGCGGTGCTGGTCAATCTGCTCAACCCCAAGCCCACCCTGTTCTTCGTCGCGTTCCTGCCGCAGTTCGTCCCGGCCGGCGCGTCCGGCTCCGTCGCCGCGATGCTCCGGCTCGGTGCCGTCTTCATGGCGCTGACGCTCGTCGTCTTCACCGCCTACGCCCTGTGCGCCGCCGCCGTACGGGACCGGCTGGCGGCCCGGCCGGGGGTGGCGACGGGGCTGCGCCGGGCGTTCGCCGTCTGCTTCGTCGCCCTGAGCGTGCGGCTGGCGGTGGCGTGA
- a CDS encoding carbohydrate ABC transporter permease — protein sequence MTTAAQTQVKPRRAWSPSQIVLTLLGTAVSVVFLSPLAWALFTSLKPETEAVAVPPHWLPEDWTGQAWSAMFETGNIVNWFVNSVVVSVCVTAVVLLVSALAGYGFARTEFRGKAALMGVVMTGLMVSPAVLGVPLFTTVQQMGMVDTYWGMILPQCAPAAMVYILYKFFQGVPRELEEAAFIDGAGRWRVFFTIILPLSRPSLAAVGIFTFIASWNNFLWPYMVTNNPDLMTMPNGIATVMNSYGIQWAQLMAGGLMAGLPLIIVFVFFQRQIVAGVAHTGLAGQ from the coding sequence ATGACCACCGCCGCCCAGACACAGGTCAAGCCCCGCAGGGCCTGGTCGCCCAGCCAGATCGTGCTCACCCTCCTCGGTACGGCCGTCTCCGTGGTGTTCCTGTCGCCGCTGGCCTGGGCGCTGTTCACCTCCCTGAAGCCGGAGACCGAGGCCGTCGCGGTGCCGCCGCACTGGCTGCCCGAGGACTGGACCGGGCAGGCGTGGTCGGCCATGTTCGAGACCGGCAACATCGTCAACTGGTTCGTCAACTCCGTCGTCGTCTCCGTCTGCGTGACGGCCGTCGTGCTGCTGGTGAGCGCGCTGGCCGGCTACGGCTTCGCCCGCACCGAGTTCCGGGGCAAGGCCGCCCTGATGGGCGTGGTGATGACCGGCCTGATGGTCTCACCGGCCGTGCTGGGCGTCCCCCTGTTCACCACCGTCCAGCAGATGGGCATGGTCGACACCTACTGGGGGATGATCCTGCCGCAGTGCGCGCCCGCCGCGATGGTCTACATCCTCTACAAGTTCTTCCAGGGCGTCCCGCGCGAACTGGAGGAGGCGGCGTTCATCGACGGCGCCGGACGCTGGCGGGTCTTCTTCACCATCATCCTGCCGCTGTCCCGCCCCTCCCTCGCCGCGGTCGGCATCTTCACCTTCATCGCCTCCTGGAACAACTTCCTGTGGCCCTACATGGTGACCAACAACCCCGATCTGATGACCATGCCGAACGGCATCGCCACCGTCATGAACTCCTACGGCATCCAGTGGGCCCAGCTCATGGCCGGCGGCCTCATGGCGGGCCTGCCGCTGATCATCGTCTTCGTCTTCTTCCAGCGCCAGATCGTGGCGGGTGTCGCGCACACCGGCCTGGCCGGCCAGTGA
- a CDS encoding alpha-N-arabinofuranosidase has protein sequence MSRPARFTLDPAFTVAEVNPRLFGSFVEHLGRCVYTGIYEPGHPAADADGLRTDVLELVRELGVTAIRYPGGNFVSGYKWEDSVGPVDQRPRRLDLAWRSTETNRFGLSEYIAFLKKIGPQAEPMMAVNLGTRGVAEALELQEYANHPSGTALSDLRVEHGDKDPFGIRLWCLGNEMDGPWQTGHKTAEEYGRLAAETARAMRQIDPGLELVACGSSGQSMETFAEWEATVLKETYDLVDYISLHAYYEPLDGDVDSFLASAVDMESFIENVVATCDHVGARLKSKKKINLSFDEWNVWYLSKTDAEVSALDWPEAPRLLEDNYSVTDAVVFGSLLIALLRHADRVTVACLAQLVNVIAPIMTEPGGPAWRQTTFFPFAQASRYGRGEVLDVRVDSPTYETKKYGEADLLHATAVRAEDGTVTVFAVNRDRTGALPLEVALDGLDLTRVVEHSALADADPDARNTLTDPERVVPHPVEGTEVRDGRLTAVLEPLSWNVIRLA, from the coding sequence ATGTCCCGCCCCGCCCGCTTCACCCTCGACCCCGCCTTCACCGTCGCCGAGGTCAACCCCCGCCTCTTCGGCTCCTTCGTGGAGCACCTCGGCCGCTGCGTCTACACCGGCATCTACGAGCCCGGCCACCCCGCCGCCGACGCCGACGGCCTGCGCACCGACGTCCTGGAGCTGGTCCGCGAACTCGGCGTCACCGCCATCCGCTACCCCGGCGGCAACTTCGTCTCCGGCTACAAGTGGGAGGACTCCGTCGGTCCGGTCGACCAGCGCCCCCGCCGCCTCGACCTGGCCTGGCGCTCCACCGAGACCAACCGCTTCGGCCTGTCCGAGTACATCGCCTTCCTGAAGAAGATCGGCCCCCAGGCGGAGCCGATGATGGCGGTCAACCTCGGCACCCGCGGCGTCGCCGAGGCCCTCGAACTCCAGGAGTACGCCAACCACCCCTCCGGGACGGCCCTGTCGGACCTGCGCGTCGAGCACGGCGACAAGGACCCGTTCGGCATCCGCCTGTGGTGCCTGGGCAACGAGATGGACGGCCCCTGGCAGACCGGGCACAAGACCGCCGAGGAGTACGGCCGGCTCGCCGCCGAGACCGCCCGCGCCATGCGCCAGATCGACCCGGGCCTGGAACTCGTCGCCTGCGGCTCCTCCGGCCAGTCCATGGAGACCTTCGCCGAGTGGGAGGCGACGGTCCTGAAGGAGACGTACGACCTCGTCGACTACATCTCCCTGCACGCCTACTACGAGCCGCTCGACGGCGACGTCGACTCCTTCCTCGCCTCCGCCGTGGACATGGAGTCCTTCATCGAGAACGTCGTCGCCACCTGCGACCACGTCGGCGCCCGCCTGAAGTCCAAGAAGAAGATCAACCTCTCCTTCGACGAGTGGAACGTCTGGTACCTGTCGAAGACCGACGCCGAGGTCAGCGCCCTGGACTGGCCCGAGGCGCCGCGCCTGCTGGAGGACAACTACAGCGTCACCGACGCCGTCGTCTTCGGCTCCCTCCTCATCGCGCTGCTCCGGCACGCGGACCGGGTGACGGTGGCCTGCCTGGCGCAGCTCGTGAACGTCATCGCCCCGATCATGACCGAGCCCGGCGGCCCGGCCTGGCGGCAGACGACGTTCTTCCCCTTCGCCCAGGCGTCCAGGTACGGCCGCGGCGAGGTCCTCGACGTCCGGGTGGACTCGCCGACGTACGAGACGAAGAAGTACGGCGAGGCGGACCTGCTGCACGCCACCGCCGTCCGCGCCGAGGACGGCACGGTCACCGTCTTCGCCGTCAACCGGGACCGCACCGGGGCCCTGCCGCTGGAGGTGGCCCTCGACGGACTGGACCTGACCCGGGTCGTGGAGCACAGCGCCCTCGCGGACGCCGACCCCGACGCCCGCAACACGCTGACCGACCCCGAGCGGGTCGTGCCGCACCCGGTGGAGGGCACCGAGGTACGGGACGGCCGGCTCACCGCCGTCCTGGAGCCGCTGTCCTGGAACGTCATCAGGCTGGCGTGA
- a CDS encoding arabinan endo-1,5-alpha-L-arabinosidase, whose translation MKRTRIAAVLATAVLALLPVTARADTAHPDPRPVTGQQIIHDPTVIRLKSGRYVAYSTGGVIGARLSEDTRHWEDAGNAFAEPPAWWYEYNDTGDPWAPDISYRDGRYWLYYAVSSWGTNHSAIGVATSRSGLPGTWTDHGKVFGSGTTDPYNAIDPSLIEADGRLWMAFGSYWTGIRMVELDPRTGKAADGAPVHHLATRPDEPYAVEGPAVVKHGRYYYLFASYDACCSGVNSTYKIKVGRSTSVTGPYTDSTGTPMLEGGGDLLLAGHGRYIGTGGQSVFRDKGRDRLAYHYYDAEDGGTPKLGLNSLTWGRDGWPAVR comes from the coding sequence ATGAAGCGCACCAGGATCGCCGCCGTCCTCGCCACGGCCGTCCTCGCCCTGCTGCCGGTCACGGCGCGGGCGGACACCGCCCACCCCGACCCCCGGCCGGTCACCGGGCAGCAGATCATCCACGACCCGACGGTCATCCGCCTGAAGTCGGGCCGGTACGTCGCCTACTCGACGGGCGGCGTGATCGGCGCCCGCCTCTCCGAGGACACCCGGCACTGGGAGGACGCGGGCAACGCCTTCGCCGAGCCGCCCGCCTGGTGGTACGAGTACAACGACACCGGCGACCCCTGGGCCCCCGACATCTCCTACCGGGACGGCCGGTACTGGCTGTACTACGCCGTCTCCTCCTGGGGCACCAACCACTCCGCGATCGGCGTGGCCACCTCCCGCTCGGGCCTGCCCGGCACCTGGACCGACCACGGCAAGGTCTTCGGCTCCGGGACGACCGACCCCTACAACGCCATCGACCCCTCCCTGATCGAGGCGGACGGCAGGCTGTGGATGGCCTTCGGCTCGTACTGGACGGGCATCCGCATGGTCGAGCTGGACCCGCGCACGGGCAAGGCGGCCGACGGCGCCCCCGTCCACCACCTGGCGACCCGCCCGGACGAGCCGTACGCCGTCGAGGGCCCGGCCGTCGTCAAGCACGGCCGCTACTACTACCTGTTCGCGTCCTACGACGCCTGCTGCTCCGGCGTGAACTCCACGTACAAGATCAAGGTGGGCAGGTCGACATCGGTGACCGGCCCCTACACCGACTCCACCGGCACGCCGATGCTCGAAGGCGGCGGCGACCTGCTCCTCGCCGGCCACGGCCGGTACATCGGCACCGGCGGCCAGTCGGTCTTCCGCGACAAGGGCCGGGACCGGCTCGCCTACCACTACTACGACGCCGAGGACGGCGGCACGCCCAAGCTCGGCCTCAACTCGCTGACCTGGGGCCGTGACGGCTGGCCCGCCGTCCGCTGA
- a CDS encoding B3/B4 domain-containing protein, with translation MIFRHTDAIWSAHPRLVAGALYATGVGAPLGPGPDTTGYTARALARLAQATESEFPEVLAWRRAFSGMGLKPTKYRCAAESLLRRLRKERTLPRIHPVVDLCNAVSAAYAVPVAALDADRITGPVLEVRPARGDEHYTAFGGGTEHPAPGEITFADCAGRAHARRWTHRQSGHSAVGPHTGRILVVAEALHEGGAAMVPELLRTLAGELAAHWGAGTRTAVLTEAAPEFVFGER, from the coding sequence ATGATCTTCCGCCATACGGACGCCATCTGGTCCGCGCACCCCCGGCTCGTCGCCGGCGCCCTGTACGCCACCGGTGTCGGCGCCCCGCTCGGCCCCGGCCCGGACACCACCGGGTACACCGCCCGCGCCCTGGCCCGGCTGGCGCAGGCCACCGAGAGCGAGTTCCCCGAAGTCCTCGCCTGGCGGCGGGCGTTCTCCGGGATGGGCCTCAAGCCGACGAAGTACCGGTGCGCCGCGGAGTCACTGCTGCGGCGGCTGCGCAAGGAAAGGACGCTGCCGCGGATCCATCCGGTGGTGGACCTGTGCAACGCGGTATCGGCCGCTTACGCCGTTCCGGTCGCGGCCCTGGACGCCGACCGCATCACGGGCCCCGTGCTGGAGGTCCGGCCCGCCCGCGGCGACGAGCACTACACCGCCTTCGGCGGCGGCACCGAACACCCCGCGCCCGGCGAGATCACCTTCGCCGACTGCGCCGGACGGGCGCACGCCCGCCGCTGGACCCACCGGCAGAGCGGCCACTCGGCGGTCGGCCCGCACACCGGCCGGATCCTCGTGGTGGCGGAAGCCCTGCACGAGGGCGGCGCGGCGATGGTGCCGGAACTGCTGAGGACGCTCGCGGGGGAACTGGCCGCCCACTGGGGGGCCGGGACCAGAACAGCCGTCCTCACCGAGGCCGCTCCCGAGTTCGTCTTCGGCGAGCGGTGA
- a CDS encoding extracellular solute-binding protein, whose translation MGRPGLNRRQLLAAAGGLAVAGSFGFAALGTGADALASDARTRVRYWNLFSGGDGANMIAMLDAFRQDNPDIAVKDSTLQWGSPFYTKLAMAAAGNRAPDLGVMHLGRVTGFSPGRLLDPWDVDLLAEYGVREADFNPELWKRAVIDGKLYALPLDIHVQLCFYRKDVLRKAGLLGSDGRMVPVTSAGEWFEVLKEARKATKKGLQTLGFWHNDQNFQWWFFVAFYTQLGGTWFDDARTEVTFDTDKATQVLEFLRRHITDGYAHPGFGGQAGAEQFVNGSPFVWEGNWSVPVFESAKLDYGATPLPPVFGKQATHAESHAFVLPHQAGRGGAANDAAHRLAAYVVQHARQWSAGGHIPAHTPTLSKAAYRELSPQNEYVSAMDHQATEPKVWFAGSTGILAQRVGPVVVSSTMGSARPEAAARRMKSTLAELLASKNPMDGRTAAQGGAAA comes from the coding sequence ATGGGACGACCTGGCCTCAATCGCAGGCAACTTCTGGCCGCGGCGGGCGGCCTGGCGGTCGCGGGCAGTTTCGGCTTCGCGGCCCTGGGCACGGGCGCCGACGCGCTGGCCTCCGACGCACGCACCCGGGTGCGGTACTGGAACCTCTTCAGCGGCGGCGACGGCGCCAACATGATCGCGATGCTGGACGCCTTCCGTCAGGACAACCCGGACATCGCCGTGAAGGACTCCACCCTCCAGTGGGGCAGCCCCTTCTACACCAAGCTCGCCATGGCGGCGGCCGGCAACCGCGCGCCGGACCTCGGCGTGATGCACCTGGGCCGCGTCACCGGCTTCTCGCCCGGCCGCCTCCTGGACCCCTGGGACGTGGACCTGCTCGCCGAGTACGGCGTGCGCGAGGCGGACTTCAACCCCGAGCTGTGGAAGCGCGCCGTCATCGACGGCAAGCTCTACGCCCTGCCGCTCGACATCCACGTCCAGCTCTGCTTCTACCGCAAGGACGTGCTGAGGAAGGCGGGCCTGCTGGGCTCCGACGGGCGGATGGTGCCCGTGACATCGGCCGGCGAGTGGTTCGAGGTGCTGAAGGAGGCCAGGAAGGCCACGAAGAAGGGTTTGCAGACCCTCGGCTTCTGGCACAACGACCAGAACTTCCAGTGGTGGTTCTTCGTCGCCTTCTACACCCAGCTCGGCGGCACCTGGTTCGACGACGCCCGCACCGAGGTCACCTTCGACACCGACAAGGCCACCCAGGTCCTGGAGTTCCTGCGCCGGCACATCACCGACGGCTACGCCCACCCGGGCTTCGGCGGCCAGGCGGGCGCCGAACAGTTCGTCAACGGCTCCCCCTTCGTCTGGGAGGGCAACTGGTCGGTGCCGGTCTTCGAGTCCGCGAAGCTCGACTACGGCGCCACCCCGCTGCCGCCCGTCTTCGGCAAGCAGGCCACCCACGCCGAGTCGCACGCCTTCGTGCTGCCGCACCAGGCCGGCCGCGGCGGCGCCGCCAACGACGCCGCCCACCGGCTGGCCGCCTACGTCGTCCAGCACGCCCGGCAGTGGTCGGCGGGCGGGCACATCCCCGCCCACACGCCGACCCTCTCCAAGGCCGCCTACCGCGAGCTGAGCCCGCAGAACGAGTACGTCTCGGCGATGGACCACCAGGCCACCGAGCCGAAGGTGTGGTTCGCCGGCTCCACCGGCATCCTCGCCCAGCGGGTCGGCCCGGTCGTCGTCTCCTCGACCATGGGCTCGGCCCGGCCCGAGGCCGCGGCCCGCCGGATGAAGAGCACCCTCGCCGAGCTGCTCGCCTCGAAGAACCCGATGGACGGCCGCACCGCCGCGCAGGGAGGTGCAGCCGCATGA